The window GCAATCCCGCCGATGTATAACAAATCAGCTTTTGCTAAATAAACAAAATGTGTGATTATAAAATATGCAATGCTACACAAAGTGGCAGGTAAAATCAGCCCAATACCTAAGCCAACCCAAACAGAATTATTTAATTTATGCAGTTGATTATTCATTCTTAAAAAACTAACCTAAATTTAGTCCATCTGGAGCAGAAATTTT is drawn from Pedobacter mucosus and contains these coding sequences:
- a CDS encoding stationary phase survival protein SurE yields the protein MNNQLHKLNNSVWVGLGIGLILPATLCSIAYFIITHFVYLAKADLLYIGGIAINAYTMQYFFKYNKENIGRGILAATFLCAFVFFFYKVL